Proteins encoded in a region of the Prunus persica cultivar Lovell chromosome G4, Prunus_persica_NCBIv2, whole genome shotgun sequence genome:
- the LOC18779676 gene encoding uncharacterized protein LOC18779676, with amino-acid sequence MAADVSSLFRVLNGYSDDQHLSLGSDSSGEKSTALITRDLLGGGSSSKLANESQELDLDLQVPNGWEKRLDLKSGKVYLQRCSAPNSLSISDQRDQTNPTVPKMQDLNFPPSSSSKIPLSLFDDTSTSLELKLVPSSPPSCNYQSLCTLDKVKSALERAEKEPIKRRSSSMWKSSLSSSPSYSSSSSSIKETQEEESEEKLFASPFAAGCPGCLSYVLIMRNNPKCPRCNSVVPLPMMKKPRLDLNRST; translated from the exons ATGGCTGCTGACGTGAGCTCTCTGTTTCGGGTTCTAAATGGGTACAGCGACGATCAACATCTGAGTTTGGGGAGTGATTCTAGTGGGGAGAAATCAACGGCCTTGATTACACGAGACTTGCTCGGTGGTGGGTCTTCTTCCAAGCTTGCTAACGAGTCCCAGGAACTGGACCTCGACTTGCAGGTCCCTAATGGCTGGGAAAAGCGCTTGGACTTGAAG TCTGGGAAAGTGTATCTTCAAAGGTGCAGTGCTCCAAATTCACTTTCAATCTCAGATCAGAGGGACCAAACCAATCCAACAGTTCCAAAGATGCAAGATTTAAATTTCCCTCcatcatcatcctcaaaaATCCCACTAAGTCTCTTTGATGACACAAGCACCAGCCTGGAATTAAAATTAGTTCCCTCATCACCACCCTCATGCAATTACCAGAGCCTATGCACTTTGGATAAAGTAAAATCAGCCCTCGAAAGGGCAGAGAAAGAACCGATTAAGAGGCGATCTTCGTCGATGTGGAAGTCATCGttgtcatcatcaccatcGTACTCATCGTCGTCATCATCCATCAAAGAAACTCAGGAGGAAGAGAGTGAGGAAAAACTATTTGCATCACCATTTGCAGCAGGGTGTCCTGGTTGCTTATCTTATGTACTGATAATGAGAAATAACCCGAAATGTCCTAGGTGCAATTCTGTTGTCCCATTGCCAATGATGAAGAAACCTCGGCTTGATCTCAACAGATCAACTTGA